A stretch of Aspergillus nidulans FGSC A4 chromosome VI DNA encodes these proteins:
- the MAT1 gene encoding protein MAT1 (transcript_id=CADANIAT00010356) — protein MENALSPLQRAFNAFLLSMPPQQLDDLVKHIQDVKAQEQKPPVFRNEIPAIRANTTQDAHHTFPTFPSSKHRPASSRGRRVHDGKRRPLNSFIAFRSFYSAIFPDITQKSKSGILRFLWQNDPFKAKWTILAKAYSIIRDKHDDEVSLESFLTLNAELIGVTQPDRYLDAMGWELTLNDQQQYTMARVKSPVATEAQLSTHFSVDDLIKHCYATGYVTEDKRKKEIRGHNAPVMTFATQPALVIHKNNSLQISGNHTVVSTNGSESVTKETPAFEPTEATELPYPSDIVSPVTGDTSFESTDATRIYQRPQSRTSLAENYLDMANMQFHTWDDQTALLPYNTGPLMQESFDALDFKPFLNI, from the exons ATGGAAAACGCACTCTCACCTCTTCAGCGTGCCTTTAACGCATTCCTGTTGAGCATGCCGCCTCAACAGCTGGATGACTTGGTCAAGCATATACAGGATGTCAAGGCCCAGGAACAGAAACCACCAGTCTTCAGAAACGAGATCCCAGCCATTCGTGCCAACACCACCCAAGACGCACATCATACCTTTCCTACTTTTCCAAGCTCGAAACACCGACCGGCATCTTCAAGAGGAAGACGGGTCCATGATGGGAAACGAAGGCCTCTCAATAGTTTCATCGCATTCAGAA GTTTCTACTCTGCCATCTTCCCAGACATCACTCAAAAATCAAAGTCCGGtattcttcgcttcctttgGCAGAACGACCCTTTCAAAGCCAAGTGGACCATACTCGCGAAGGCCTATTCCATCATTCGTGACAAAcacgatgatgaagtctCCCTTGAGTCTTTTTTGACTTTGAATGCTGAGCTTATTGGTGTTACTCAGCCAGACCGTTACCTTGATGCTATGGGCTGGGAGTTAACGCTCAATGATCAGCAACAGTATACCATGGCCCGAGTCAAAAGTCCAGTGGCAACAGAAGCTCAACTTTCTACCCACTTCTCAGTCGACGACCTAATCAAACACTGCTATGCTACCGGTTATGTCACAGAGGACAAGCGAAAGAAGGAGATTCGAGGCCACAATGCCCCTGTTATGACATTTGCTACTCAGCCTGCCTTGGTTATCCACAAAAATAACAGTCTTCAAATCTCCGGGAATCATACAGTCGTCTCAACCAACGGCTCTGAGAGTGTGACAAAGGAGACCCCAGCCTTTGAACCGACCGAAGCTACAGAACTCCCGTACCCCAGTGATATTGTTAGCCCAGTAACCGGGGATACTTCTTTCGAAAGTACTGATGCAACTCGCATATATCAGCGTCCACAATCTCGCACCTCGCTGGCGGAAAATTATCTCGACATGGCAAATATGCAATTTCACACTTGGGACGACCAAACTGCTCTTCTCCCTTACAACACAGGGCCGCTGATGCAAGAATCGTTCGACGCACTTGATTTTAAGCCTTTCCTAAACATCTAG